Proteins encoded within one genomic window of Methanomicrobia archaeon:
- a CDS encoding SIMPL domain-containing protein (The SIMPL domain is named for its presence in mouse protein SIMPL (signalling molecule that associates with mouse pelle-like kinase). Bacterial member BP26, from Brucella, was shown to assemble into a channel-like structure, while YggE from E. coli has been associated with resistance to oxidative stress.), translating into MNKKLGFAAGLLLGVIVIVALALLLSPSISEQEAFNKTLEVSGSGIVKTTPDEAHVLVAVVSEAVTAKEAAAINSANMTTIFAELKRAGFSDVKTLQYSITPIYTWIEEETLNGREQKSVIVGYRATNMIEVVCIPDDAGTAIDAAIRGGANRIDSISFQLSESLQELAYSDALRKAVNNAGSKADVVAETMG; encoded by the coding sequence ATGAACAAGAAACTAGGCTTTGCTGCGGGCCTTTTGCTTGGTGTGATTGTCATAGTGGCTCTAGCGCTGCTCCTTTCCCCTTCAATTTCCGAGCAGGAAGCGTTTAACAAAACCTTAGAAGTGAGCGGGAGCGGAATCGTTAAAACCACACCGGACGAGGCACACGTGCTGGTAGCCGTAGTGAGCGAAGCGGTAACCGCGAAGGAAGCCGCTGCGATTAATTCTGCTAACATGACTACCATCTTCGCCGAGCTGAAAAGGGCGGGATTTAGCGATGTGAAGACGTTGCAGTATTCAATCACCCCTATCTACACTTGGATTGAAGAGGAGACGCTGAACGGCCGGGAGCAAAAGAGTGTGATCGTGGGATACCGAGCAACGAACATGATTGAAGTGGTGTGTATACCCGACGATGCGGGAACGGCAATCGATGCCGCCATACGCGGCGGAGCGAATAGAATTGACTCGATATCGTTTCAACTTTCGGAGTCTTTGCAGGAACTCGCATACAGCGATGCATTACGCAAGGCGGTCAACAATGCCGGGAGTAAAGCAGACGTGGTGGCTGAGACCATGGGATAA